The Oncorhynchus masou masou isolate Uvic2021 chromosome 8, UVic_Omas_1.1, whole genome shotgun sequence genome has a window encoding:
- the LOC135543838 gene encoding macrophage mannose receptor 1-like isoform X1 yields MDQTLFLLLAFSGLSILPSSLPHQFHFVNLRKTWTEAQRFCRQNYIDLATIDEDMADMKKLNNTLSAAGWIESAWIGLYNNIWRWSLGNLELEGEGFWDDHHPNKYPNTGFCVYMMQNVTWRVDNCTSPWHFVCYNETPGTNKYIVIAEGKTWNEAQSYCREKHTDLASVRNKAEMEAIMTIILINANNQTYRAWIGLHNSLGVWRWSDQSGSSYSNWDSGEPNGAGEGKEGYFCGEVISSGKWNDKGCTHEQPFICYDDELVLVSENKTWSDALQHCRDLDMELVSAHNQTIQHWVQQKAKKASTPFVWLGLRYTCTLDIWFWVNGEGSCYHNWAVGEGYNPMKEQCGNTGAIQRDGGQWVSRSETERFNFICSNSTDY; encoded by the exons ATGGACCAAACCTTGTTCCTCCTCCTCGCTTTCTCAG ggctgtccatcctcccctcatccctGCCTCATCAGTTCCACTTTGTGAACTTGAGAAAGACCTGGACTGAAGCTCAGAGGTTCTGCAGACAGAACTACATTGACCTGGCCACCATAGATGAGGACATGGCAGATATGAAGAAGCTCAATAACACATTATCAGCAGCTGGTTGGATAGAATCAGCCTGGATAGGACTGTATAACAACATCTGGAGGTGGTCTCTGGGAAACTTAGAgttagagggggaggggttttGGGATGATCATCATCCAAATAAGTATCCCAATACCGGGTTCTGTGTGTATATGATGCAAAATGTGACTTGGCGTGTTGACAACTGTACCAGTCCATGGCACTTTGTCTGCTATAATG AAACACCAGGGACAAATAAGTACATTGTAATCGCTGAAGGTAAGACTTGGAATGAGGCTCAGAGCTACTGTCGGGAGAAACACACAGACCTGGCCAGTGTGAGGAACAAAGCAGAGATGGAGGCCATAATGACTATCATACTGATCAATGCCAACAATCAAACATACAGAGCGTGGATTGGCCTGCATAATTCTCTTGGCGTCTGGAGGTGGTCCGACCAGAGTGGCTCCTCCTACAGCAACTGGGACTCAGGAGAGCCGAATGGGGCAGGTGAGGGAAAGGAAGGATATTTCTGTGGAGAAGTAATATCGTCTGGAAAGTGGAACGATAAAGGATGTACTCACGAACAACCCTTTATTTGCTACGATG ATGAACTGGTCCTGGTCTCAGAGAACAAGACGTGGTCAGATGCCCTGCAGCACTGCAGAGACCTGGACATGGAGCTGGTGTCTGCCCACAACCAGACCATCCAGCACTGGGTCCAACAGAAGGCCAAGAAGGCCTCCACTCCCTTCGTCTGGCTGGGCCTGAGGTACACCTGCACCCTGGACATCTGGTTCTGGGTCAATGGAGAAGGGTCCTGCTACCACAACTGGGCTGTCGGGGAGGGCTACAACCCCATGAAGGAGCAGTGTGGGAACACGGGGGCCATACAGAGAGACGGGGGACAGTGGGTCAGCAGGTCTGAGACTGAGAGATTCAACTTCATCTGCAGCAACAGTACTG ATTATTAG
- the LOC135543838 gene encoding C-type mannose receptor 2-like isoform X2, with protein sequence MDQTLFLLLAFSGLSILPSSLPHQFHFVNLRKTWTEAQRFCRQNYIDLATIDEDMADMKKLNNTLSAAGWIESAWIGLYNNIWRWSLGNLELEGEGFWDDHHPNKYPNTGFCVYMMQNVTWRVDNCTSPWHFVCYNETPGTNKYIVIAEGKTWNEAQSYCREKHTDLASVRNKAEMEAIMTIILINANNQTYRAWIGLHNSLGVWRWSDQSGSSYSNWDSGEPNGADELVLVSENKTWSDALQHCRDLDMELVSAHNQTIQHWVQQKAKKASTPFVWLGLRYTCTLDIWFWVNGEGSCYHNWAVGEGYNPMKEQCGNTGAIQRDGGQWVSRSETERFNFICSNSTDY encoded by the exons ATGGACCAAACCTTGTTCCTCCTCCTCGCTTTCTCAG ggctgtccatcctcccctcatccctGCCTCATCAGTTCCACTTTGTGAACTTGAGAAAGACCTGGACTGAAGCTCAGAGGTTCTGCAGACAGAACTACATTGACCTGGCCACCATAGATGAGGACATGGCAGATATGAAGAAGCTCAATAACACATTATCAGCAGCTGGTTGGATAGAATCAGCCTGGATAGGACTGTATAACAACATCTGGAGGTGGTCTCTGGGAAACTTAGAgttagagggggaggggttttGGGATGATCATCATCCAAATAAGTATCCCAATACCGGGTTCTGTGTGTATATGATGCAAAATGTGACTTGGCGTGTTGACAACTGTACCAGTCCATGGCACTTTGTCTGCTATAATG AAACACCAGGGACAAATAAGTACATTGTAATCGCTGAAGGTAAGACTTGGAATGAGGCTCAGAGCTACTGTCGGGAGAAACACACAGACCTGGCCAGTGTGAGGAACAAAGCAGAGATGGAGGCCATAATGACTATCATACTGATCAATGCCAACAATCAAACATACAGAGCGTGGATTGGCCTGCATAATTCTCTTGGCGTCTGGAGGTGGTCCGACCAGAGTGGCTCCTCCTACAGCAACTGGGACTCAGGAGAGCCGAATGGGGCAG ATGAACTGGTCCTGGTCTCAGAGAACAAGACGTGGTCAGATGCCCTGCAGCACTGCAGAGACCTGGACATGGAGCTGGTGTCTGCCCACAACCAGACCATCCAGCACTGGGTCCAACAGAAGGCCAAGAAGGCCTCCACTCCCTTCGTCTGGCTGGGCCTGAGGTACACCTGCACCCTGGACATCTGGTTCTGGGTCAATGGAGAAGGGTCCTGCTACCACAACTGGGCTGTCGGGGAGGGCTACAACCCCATGAAGGAGCAGTGTGGGAACACGGGGGCCATACAGAGAGACGGGGGACAGTGGGTCAGCAGGTCTGAGACTGAGAGATTCAACTTCATCTGCAGCAACAGTACTG ATTATTAG